Proteins encoded together in one Onychomys torridus chromosome 1, mOncTor1.1, whole genome shotgun sequence window:
- the Nucb2 gene encoding nucleobindin-2 has product MRWKIIQLQYCFLLVPCVLTVLEAVPIDVDKTKVQHIEPVESAKIEPPDTGLYYDEYLKQVIDVLETDQHFREKLQKADIEEIRNGRLSKELDLVSHHVRTKLDELKRQEVGRLRMLIKAKLDSLQDTGMNHHLLLKQFEHLNHQNPDKFESRDLDMLIKAATADLEQYDRTRHEEFKKYEMMKEHERREYLKTLDEEKRKEEESKFEEMKRKHENHPKVNHPGSKDQLKEVWEEADGLDPNDFDPKTFFKLHDVNSDGFLDEQELEALFTKELAKVYDPRNAEDDMIEMEEERLRMREHVMNEIDSNKDRLVTLEEFLRATEKKEFLEPDSWETLGQQQLFTEEELKEYENIIAAQENELRKRADELQKQKEELQRQHDHLEAQKQEYQQAVQQLEQKKFQQGIAPSGPAGELKFEPHT; this is encoded by the exons ATGAGGTGGAAGATCATCCAGCTACAGTACTGTTTTCTCTTGGTTCCGTGCGTGCTTACTGTTCTGGAAGCTGTGCCCATAGATGTAGACAAGACCAAAGTACAACACATTGAGCCCGTGGAAAGTGCGAAGATAGAGCCCCCG GATACCGGACTTTATTACGATGAATACCTCAAGCAAGTGATTGATGTCCTGGAAACAGATCAACATTTCAGAGAAAAGCTCCAGAAAGCAGACATAGAGGAAATAAGG AATGGGAGGCTGAGCAAAGAGCTGGACTTAGTAAGTCACCATGTGAGGACAAAACTCGATGAACTGAAGAGGCAGGAAGTGGGCAGGCTGAGAATGCTTATCAAAGCTAAGCTGGATTCCCTTCAAG ATACTGGCATGAATCACCACCTTCTCCTGAAGCAGTTCGAACACCTGAACCACCAGAATCCTGACAAATTTGAATCCAGAGATTTGGATATGCTAATCAAAGCG GCGACCGCGGATCTGGAGCAGTACGACCGGACTCGGCATGAAGAGTTTAAGAAGTATGAGATGATGAAGGAGCATGAGCGCAGAGAGTATTTAAAAACACTGGacgaggaaaagagaaaagaagaggaatcTAAATTTGAAGAAATGAAGAGGAAGCATGAAAACCACCCCAAAGTCAATCATCCT GGAAGCAAAGATCAACTAAAAGAGGTTTGGGAAGAGGCTGATGGATTGGACCCTAATGACTTTGACCCCAAGACATTTTTCAAATTACATG ATGTCAACAGTGATGGATTCCTGGACGAACAAGAATTAGAAGCACTGTTCACAAAAGAG TTGGCGAAAGTGTATGACCCCCGAAATGCGGAGGATGATATgatagaaatggaggaagaaaggcttCGCATGAGAGAGCATGTCATGAACGAG ATTGATAGCAACAAAGACCGATTGGTGACTCTGGAAGAATTCTTGAGAGctacagagaagaaagagttCTTGGAGCCAGACAGCTGGGAG ACATTGGGTCAGCAACAGTTATTCACTGAGGAAGAACTGAAAGAATATGAAAACATTATTGCCGCACAAGAAAATGAACTTCGGAAGAGGGCAGATGAactgcagaagcagaaggaagagttGCAGCGCCAGCATGACCACCTGGAGGCTCAGAAGCAGGAGTATCAGCAG GCTGTACAGCAGCTAGAACAGAAGAAATTTCAACAAGGGATCGCTCCATCAGGGCCAGCAGGCGAACTGAAGTTTGAGCCAC ACACGTAA